A single window of Neisseria sp. KEM232 DNA harbors:
- the ruvC gene encoding crossover junction endodeoxyribonuclease RuvC — protein sequence MTDQPLRILGIDPGSRTTGFGIIDIVGREHHYVASGCIKTIPGDELAGRIGIIVENIGQIIEQYRPQQAAVEKVFVNANPASTLMLGQARGAAVAALVIRGLPVYEYTALQIKQAVVGQGKAAKEQVQHMVIRMLRLSGTPQADAADGLAAALTHALRNNPLAARLNPDGLQIKGGRFR from the coding sequence CCCGGCAGCCGCACCACCGGCTTCGGCATCATCGACATCGTCGGCCGCGAACATCACTATGTCGCCTCAGGCTGCATCAAAACCATCCCCGGCGACGAATTGGCCGGACGCATCGGCATCATCGTCGAAAACATCGGCCAAATCATCGAACAATACCGCCCGCAGCAGGCCGCCGTCGAAAAAGTGTTCGTCAACGCCAACCCCGCCTCCACCCTTATGCTCGGCCAGGCGCGCGGCGCGGCCGTCGCCGCCCTCGTCATCCGCGGCCTGCCCGTCTACGAATACACCGCCCTGCAAATCAAACAGGCCGTCGTCGGCCAGGGCAAAGCCGCCAAAGAGCAGGTTCAGCACATGGTCATACGCATGCTGCGCCTCTCCGGCACACCCCAGGCCGACGCCGCCGACGGCCTCGCCGCCGCCCTCACCCACGCCCTGCGCAACAACCCCCTCGCCGCCCGCCTCAACCCCGACGGCCTGCAAATCAAAGGCGGCCGCTTCCGCTGA
- a CDS encoding S24 family peptidase: MKTPDFIPSNLLTDTPPGTAIQPEKSTATPPLLFSRELMDELGIDKNHCGIFSVHGEAMKPTLDGRCELLVDFSDNKLTDGGIYALQIGSRSLVRRVKLLLRQIILACDNPEYPDITIEGEDLNRLKVVGRVRYIGRRI, translated from the coding sequence ATGAAAACACCTGATTTCATCCCTTCCAACCTGCTCACCGACACCCCGCCCGGCACAGCCATACAGCCTGAAAAAAGCACCGCTACTCCGCCGCTTTTGTTCAGTCGTGAGCTGATGGACGAGTTGGGTATTGATAAAAACCACTGCGGCATATTCAGCGTGCACGGCGAAGCCATGAAGCCGACGCTGGACGGGCGTTGCGAATTGCTGGTTGATTTCTCCGATAACAAACTTACCGACGGCGGCATCTACGCCCTGCAAATCGGCAGCCGCTCCCTTGTCCGCCGCGTAAAACTGCTGCTGCGCCAAATCATCCTGGCTTGCGACAACCCCGAATATCCCGACATCACTATCGAAGGCGAAGACCTTAACCGCCTGAAAGTTGTCGGCCGCGTGCGCTATATCGGGCGGCGGATTTGA